A genomic window from Lycium barbarum isolate Lr01 chromosome 4, ASM1917538v2, whole genome shotgun sequence includes:
- the LOC132637503 gene encoding uncharacterized protein LOC132637503, producing MKGNEAVDKVQPAEVNDNDGFKDKKGKQKNKRKFHRDERMVEAKVADASNQVVTVQHNVNTNDKGKKKQMEESNQVSKVNPGTPVRDKREHYSQETSDTLLNKNLEKGLEEDKSGKEGKEITRPPESDNSGNLLVEPVESAHHGKQDEVEAQADHNSQEEEDLTQNIDDVARETDLSSRSVQKLKQAINKEKPVRNTSVPAARVSTRKKQQVTLQRTHPSLSQSVLVSVVYAKCDREEREELWESMVELANQHDLSWIIGGDFNVIVSYEEKQVGLPITSNETLYFFNYTQSCGLIDVGFSVSKFTWWNGRTEEDCIFIRLDRILMNQQVLDIMPSTTVIHIIRHGFDHAPLHLECNSNAHNIIKSFKNTYGNIFQQIATIEATIKVKELQFETNASRENRMLLHQAQAELTKFLHLEEEYWKQKAGMKWFNDGDINTKFFHSYVRGKRNKLALKRIQDPNGTWLEKEADIGYEAIRIFKSQFSEENSGGDYALLKTIPKLITEEQQKNMEELPSESEVKKVVLSLNGDSPNGPDGFTGHFYQKCWEIIKIDVVQMVRAFFCGFVKGRNIAENVLLAQEIIRDINLRAKHTNMVIKLDMAKAYDRLSWIFLTKVLRQFGFGEVIIDLVWRLLSNNWYSILINGQSHGCFRSSRGLKQGDPLSPTLFIIAAEVLTRSLNKLHEKPRFIGYKIPKWSPQINHLSYADDKILFCSGDGYSLKKMMKRLRKYEKASGQLVNTDKSCYYTHHKVSAIVNNKIKRHTNMRNGSFPFTYFGCPVFYGRRKLIYYEDLIKKLTKRIFSWQNRLLSFGGRYVLVNHVLQTMPVYLMSAMNPPSGVIKQLHKIFAKFFWCNTVGVKRKHWVAWDKLCLPKDEGGIGLRSLTDISNALFVKLWWNFRCGRSFWSSYMLNKYCKKWHPTMAIDRGGSHT from the exons ATGAAAGGGAATGAAGCAGTAGACAAGGTGCAACCTGCAGAGGTTAATGATAATGATGGATTCAAGGATAAAAAGGGAAAACAAAAGAATAAGAGGAAATTTCATAGAG ATGAAAGGATGGTGGAAGCAAAGGTTGCTGATGCTTCTAATCAGGTTGTTACAGTGCAGCACAATGTAAACACTAATGATAAGGGCAAGAAAAAGCAGATGGAAGAATCAAATCAG GTTTCTAAGGTTAACCCAGGTACTCCAGTTAGAGATAAGAGGGAACATTATTCACAAGAAACTAGTGACACCTTACTCAACAAAAACTTGGAGAAAGGTTTGGAAGAAGATAAATCAG gaaaagaaggaaaagaaatcaCAAGGCCACCAGAAAGTGACAATTCTGGCAATTTGCTTGTGGAACCAGTAGAGAGTGCACATCATGGAAAACAAGATGAGGTAGAAGCACAAGCTGATCATAATAGCCAAGAGGAGGAAGATTTGACTCAGAACATTGATGATGTAGCACGGGAGACAGATTTATCTTCTAGaagtgtgcagaaattgaagcaggcaataaataaagaaaaaccTGTCAGAAATACCAGTGTTCCAGCTGCACGAGTTTCAACAAGGAAGA AACAACAAGTTACTCTGCAACGAACTCACCCATCCTTAAGTCAATCAGTGCTGGTGTCAGTAGTTTATGCTAAATGTGATAGAGAGGAGAGGGAAGAGTTATGGGAATCTATGGTGGAGTTAGCAAATCAGCATGACCTTTCTTGGATAATAGgaggggattttaatgtcatAGTCTCTTATGAGGAGAAACAAGTTGGTCTTCCAATCACATCCAATGagacattatatttttttaactATACACAAAGTTGTGGTTTGATTGATGTAGGATTCTCTGTAAGCAAATTCACCTGGTGGAATGGGAGGACTGAAGAAGATTGCATATTCATAAGGTTAGATAGGATTTTGATGAACCAGCAAGTGCTAGATATTATGCCATCTACAACAGTGATTCATATTATCAGACATGGTTTTGATCATGCACCATTACATCTGGAGTGTAACAGCAATGCACATAATATTATCAAATCTTTCAA GAACACTTATGGGAATATATTTCAGCAAATTGCCACTATTGAAGCTACTATAAAAGTGAAGGAGTTGCAGTTTGAAACTAATGCTTCAAGGGAGAATAGAATGCTGCTACATCAAGCACAAGCTGAATTAACCAAATTTTTACACTTGGAGGAAGAGTACTGGAAGCAAAAGGCTGGTATGAAATGGTTCAATGATGGGGATATAAATACTAAATTCTTCCATTCATATGTGAGAGGCAAGAGGAATAAATTGGCCTTGAAAAGAATACAAGATCCAAATGGTACTTGGTTGGAAAAGGAAGCAGATATTGGTTATGAGGCAATCAGGATCTTTAAGTCACAGTTTAGTGAAGAAAACTCAGGAGGTGATTATGCATTGTTGAAAACTATTCCTAAGCTGATTACTGAAGAGCAACAAAAGAATATGGAGGAGTTGCCATCTGAAAGTGAAGTAAAGAAAGTTGTGTTATCACTCAATGGGGATAGTCCTAATGGGCCTGATGGATTCACAGGACACTTCTATCAAAAGTGTTGGGAGATTATCAAGATAGATGTGGTTCAAATGGTTAGAGCATTCTTTTGTG GATTTGTGAAGGGAAGGAACATTGCAGAAAATGTATTACTGGCACAAGAGATCATCAGAGATATCAATTTGAGAGCTAAACATACTAATATGGTGATCAAATTAGacatggcaaaggcatatgataggcTCTCTTGGATATTTTTGACTAAAGTACTAAGACAGTTTGGATTTGGAGAGGTTATCATTGATTTGGTATGGAGATTACTGTCAAACAACTGGTATTCAATATTGATAAATGGTCAAAGTCATGGTTGTTTTAGATCAAGTAGGGGGTTAAAGCAAGGTGATCCACTTTCCCCTACACTATTCATTATTGCAGCAGAAGTCTTAACAAGGAGTCTAAATAAGCTGCATGAGAAGCCAAGGTTCATAGGCTATAAAATACCAAAATGGAGTCCTCAAATCAATCATCTATCATATGCTGATGATAAAATCCTATTCTGTTCTGGGGATGGATATTCATTAAAGAAAATGATGAAGAGGTTGAGGAAGTATGAGAAGGCATCAGGACAACTGGTCAATACTGATAAAAGTTGTTACTATACTCATCATAAGGTATCTGCCATAGTTAATAACAAGATCAAAAGACATACTAATATGAGAAATGGATCCTTTCCTTTCACATATTTTGGATGTCCAGTGTTTTATGGAAGAAGGAAGCTGATATATTATGAGGATTTGATCAAAAAATTGACGAAAAGGATTTTCTCCTGGCAAAACAGACTGTTATCTTTTGGAGGTAGATATGTGCTGGTTAATCATGTGTTACAAACCATGCCTGTGTATTTAATGTCAGCTATGAATCCTCCTTCTGGGGTGATAAAGCAGCTTCACAAGATATTTGCAAAATTCTTTTGGTGCAATACTGTGGGGGTGAAAAGAAAACACTGGGTGGCATGGGACAAGTTATGTCTACCAAAGGATGAAGGAGGGATTGGTCTTAGATCATTAACTGATATATCCAATGCACTATTTGTGAAGTTGTGGTGGAATTTCAGATGTGGAAGAAGCTTCTGGAGTAGCTACATGCTGAACAAATACTGCAAGAAATGGCATCCTACTATGGCAATAGATAGAGGAGGTTCTCACACTTAA